TATACACCGCCCACCTCCTTGCCAAGATTGAACAGACTTTTGGGATATCCATCAAAACCTGTTTCGATCTGATCGCTGGCACCAGCACGGGTGCAATTATCGCCGGTGCCGCCGTCTCCGACATCCCGATGCAAGAGATTGTCGAACTTTTTGAGACGGAGACCCCTTACATATTCCGAAGGAGATGGTATCGCATCCCATTGTTCCTCAGCAAATATCCCGACCAAAAACTCGCGCAAATTATTGCCAAGCATCTCCCCGCAACACCTCTTCACGAAATAGCAAGTCCCTTGATGATAACAAGTTCGGAGATCGCTAAAAGTGAGGTCCACATTTTTAGATCGAACTATAGCAGTCGCGATTCGGAGGATACGCCCCCTACAGGTCAAGATGTGCGTCTGAGAGATGCGATCCTTGCCTCCTGTGCGGCGCCTACATTTTTCGCACCAAAATCCGTTGGCAATTTCCTGTTAGCAGATGGCGGACTGTGGGCAAACAACCCGTCCACGGTTGCTTTCACAGAGGCACTCTCAGCGTTCGGAAAAGAACCACAAGAGATTCGGATGCTGTCCGTTGGCACAGGACATTCCGTAAATATGTATCGCAACAGGCGCGGATGGGGATTTCTCACGGGGTGGGGTGGTGCGAAGTTGACATCGTATGTGATGACGTTGCAATCCCAAGCCTCCGCGAGGACAGCAAAATTGCTGTTGAAGGAGAACTACCTACGAATCAACCCCGAAATTGATTTCTGGGAGTTGGATACTCTTACACAGTTGGATAACCTAAAGTCTCTCGCTGAACGTGATTTCGAGAGGTTCGCTGCGGAGATTGAGTCGTTTATTTTTAACGACTTTGGATGAAATAGGTTCTAAGAGCGTGGTTTTCGCGTGCCTTCCGACTTTTCAGCATAATCCTATAATCTGCGATTTAGGCTTCCGAATATACTTTTCTGTAAAAAAAATTGACATTAAATGTTTAAAAATGTATAATATGGGCACATCTGGCGAATTTTTCCGTAACACGTGGTAATTTTCTTTTTGGGATAAAACCTTATTAGGGAGGTCCCAACTAATGAATACCCGAGACCGTGTTCACTCTGCCTCGCAAGATTCTCTGTGCCTGAATTCGTTGGCGGTTTCGCGCCTGAATCATAACGAATTGAAGTGCATCGACACCTATTATCAACCGGCACTCAACAACGACGTTGGTTACCGGTTCGTGCTGGGATGTCAACAGCCAGATTGCTACAAGGGAAGGGGACGCGCGGGGCCTGGATATAACAGCAACGGTTTCGGGAAGTGTGTTGTAGGAGGTATCCATCTCTATCACCTACGAGCGGATGAAATACCCCTCCCTGCGAAAGAGAGTAGCCCTCAAAAATTGAGGTCGGCGTTAAAATCGAAGAGAAGCGACGCAGTGTCGGATCAGACGTTTGTTGATTCACATTGAAGCGCTTTTTTTATTTTATAAACGGGTGCTGGTAACCTCTTGTTGGGTTACCGAAAAGGATAAGAATTTTGAACTTCATCGCTTAAGAATGCTACACGCAACTTCGTTTCTTGGGATAGGATTTAACGATACCCAGTTAGGGAAGAGGAGGAAATTCTCATGGCAGTCCTCAAACGGATTATAGGTATTGTGCTTATCGTCATCGCGGCGATAGTCGCCATCCAGACGGTACTTGAACCGATTTATCACACTTCCACCGAAGAGAGTCCCCACAGCTCCGCTTGGGATTATATCAACTGGCTCTCTGTTATTTCAATAATAGTGGGCGTGATATTCGGTTACATCCGTATGAGCCGTGCCGGTGCGGATTCGAGTGTTCAAGAGTTCATAGCAGCGAATACGATGTTCTACGGGTTTATGTTCGTGGCTATAATTTTCTTATGGAACTGGTTCGGCATCAGCGACGTTGGGTCAGACTTTACTGCTGTTGGCCACAATACCCGATCCTTAGTGTGGATTCTCTTTGATGCCACACTTCCGTTGTTGAACGGTGCGATGGGTATGCATCTGATACGTTCCAGTGCCAGTGAGTAGATAACAGGGATTGATATTTCGGTTCGTAATAGCATGATTTATCGAATGGAAGTGCTATTGTAAACCTAAACACGAAGTGCGTGCTTTTCAAGTGCGCACTTCACTTTTTTATGGACAACTTTCAAAATTCCTGATACCCTTACGTGTAAAATGACAATCTCATGGGAGAAATCTATGGAAATAAGACCAAATCGGGTTAAACAGAAATTGGCAAATGGGAACCTTGCGTACGTCATCTCAGGATTGACGAGTGCCGACGATATAGATACCTTCGGTCCGAACGGATACGACGGTGTATGGCTGGAAGGCGAACACGGGAGCGTTGATGCAGCACAACTCGGGGACCTAACGCGCGCCTGCGATCTCTGGGGGATGACCTCTATCACACGTGTCAATCGCAACGACCAAGGACTTATCTACCGCACATTGGATTGCGGGTCAATGGGCATCTGTGTTCCGCATGTCAATACGAAAGCGGAGGCACAAAACGTTGTGGATGGTACGAAGTTTGCACCGATCGGACACCGTGGGATGTATACCAGTCGCCAAGGCTATGGTGTAGACAACTATTTTGACGTAGCCAACTCGCAAACGCTCATCATCGTTTTGATTGAAGACATCGTCGCGGTTAATAACCTGGACGATATCCTTACCGTCGATCACATTGACGTGTTTTTCGTTGCCCCCTCGGATTTAGCGACCTCTATGGGGCATATCGGAAATCTCACCCATCCCGATGTTCAGGGAACGATTGATTCGGCACTTGCTCGCATCCAGGCGGCGGGACGGGTTGCGGGTACTTTGACGACCGATGCGACCGTCGAAAAGTACGTCAAAGCAGGCGTTCGGTTTCTGATGACAGGCGTTGGTGGCTGGATTACAGCGAGTGCGGCGGCATTTAAAGAACGGGCAGAAGGTGCGAAATCTTAAATGATTTAACCTACTCAAGTGTTCTATCTTCTCACCTGCGCGGTTTCTCACCGCGCATTTTTATTTATCATAAAGTCCATAATTACGTGAACACGTTATTGTAGTGTAGACTGTGAGTCTGCATGCTAAAGAGGCACAAACTAACAGTTTATGCTACATCAGTCAACTTATTTTCGACTTTACTATAATTCAAAGCCACTACGCCAAAAAAGTTATTCCTCCGGATGCCTCTCTCCCTTGCCAGACGGCACCCGTCGGATAGGTGTGTTGCTCGATGAACTCTGGATACATCTCTAATCCCCAACCGGGGATTGTTGGCGTAACATAGGCACCATTGCGTACCTGAATCGGGTGCAGGAAAACGTCCTCTTGTAAGAAATTGAGGTACTCAACGACCTGCGTTTCCGAATGCGCGGCGACGCAAATTTGATCCCAAATGGCGTAATGTTGAATCATGTTACACAACCCGATGCCACCCCCGTGCGGACAGACAGGAACACCGTATTTTGCTGCCATCAAGATAACTCCGAGTACATCGTTGACCCCGCCGAGCCGTGTGGCGTCAATCTGGCAGTACTGAATCGCGTCACTTGTGATTAACTGTTTGAAGATGACAGGCGATGGCACCTGCTCCCCTGTAGCCACGCCAATACCGTGTTTCTCTAAGGCACGTGCGATTTTCACGAAGCCGAGCACATCGTCGCGTGCTGTCGGTTCCTCAATCCATGTCGGTTTGAATTGTGCTAACGCTTCCATATAGGCGATCGCTTCATCGACACCCCAGATCTGGTTTGCGTCGAGCATCAGACGTGCCTCTGGACCGATTGCCTCCCGGATGAAGGCGAGCCGTTTCTTGTCAAATTCCAGGTCCTGTCCCACCTTCATTTTGAAGCAGTCGAGTCCCGCGGCTTTCACCTGATTCACCGTTTCAATAATCTGTTCATCCGTGAGACCGAGCCATCCTGCGGTGGAGTAAGCCTTGGGTCCGTGCTGACGGAGCGTCTGCTCACGGACTTCGCGACCGTCCGAGTGTGTGTTGAGAATCTCCGCGGCTTCGTCAGGTGTCAATGCGTCGCGCAGGTATCGCCAATCGATAGACTGTACAACCTTCTCCGGCGGTAAGTCGACGAGAAGTTTCCAGAGCGGTTTATCGACCAGTTTTGCCCACGCATCCCACATCGCGTTGACGATACTCCCGATCGCCATCCGGTTAACGCCGTCAGCAAGCCAACGCAGTTGGTGATGGTCAACGAGAAGTTTATGAAACGCGCCCGGATCGTCAACGAAAGTAGCCATTTCCATCCCGACGACGAGTTGTGCGAGGTCTTTAACGCCGTAAGCGATCCAGTCGTTTCCGGCACCAGCGGTGAACGCTACGGATATGCCGTGGTGTCCTATGCTTGTTTCCAGTGTCGTTAGGACTGCGGAATAATTCGGTTTTTTATGAAACGGATCGGAACCGAGGAGTGTATCCGATGTAGGGACTCGTAGATCGACGACATCAACGTTTACGATCTTTCCTAAGGTTTGCATGTTTGCTTGACTCCTTTTCCAACAGAGTATATAATGAATGGATATGAAAATCTATACTAAATTTGGCGATTCTGGAGACACTGCGCTTTATGGCGGAACGCGGTTAGGGAAAGATGAGCCACGCATTGAGGCAATCGGCACTGTTGACGAACTGAACGCCTATATCGGTTATGCCCAGACGTTGGTTGAGGACGTTGATCTTTCCGAGATCATGGCGCGGATCCAGAACCACCTTTTCGATGTCGGTGCAGATTTGGCAACGCCAGCGACACATACGAAAGCCGCCGAATTCCGCATACCGGCAGATTTCACCACAGAGATGGAGACCGCAATAGATACACTCTCTGCGGAACTGCCGCCCCTGACGAATTTTATTTTGCCGGGTGGTTGCACTGCTGGCGCTACTTTACATATCGCCCGCGTGGTGTGCCGGCGAAGTGAACGGTGTGTCGTGCGCCTCGCACGCGAAGCAGAGGTTAATCCTGAGATAATCCGGAGTTTGAACAGACTTTCGGACCTCCTGTTCGTTCTCGCTCGAACAGTGAACTTCCGGGCAAACGTTTCAGAACCGATTTGGGAGGCACAATCAGACACTTGAAAAAGGGGATGTATTAAGATGTTGTATTATGGCAGGATTTTCGAATCACGCGCACTGAAAATCATAACTGGAGTCTTAATAACCCAAGTTGCCCCCTTTGTAGTACAATCTGTTTCGCTTGAACATCCTGGCGATTTCCCTCATCCTGAAACCATACACAAACTATAATTTGATTTAGGCATCAAATTTGTGTATAATTAATCATCTTCACTATAACTATTTATAAATCTCTTATTGATAAATTTTCATGCTCATAAGTTTTTGTCCAATGGCAATTTAGGTTTACCTGATTTTTAGGACTCCTAAATGTAAACACAACTTAATCTTTCAGGAGGACCCCTTAACTAAGATTCTTTCTTAAGGCACAACCAGACTATGCATAATCAGAC
The sequence above is drawn from the Candidatus Poribacteria bacterium genome and encodes:
- a CDS encoding patatin-like phospholipase family protein; this translates as MNNTDTFHILALDGGGTRGIYTAHLLAKIEQTFGISIKTCFDLIAGTSTGAIIAGAAVSDIPMQEIVELFETETPYIFRRRWYRIPLFLSKYPDQKLAQIIAKHLPATPLHEIASPLMITSSEIAKSEVHIFRSNYSSRDSEDTPPTGQDVRLRDAILASCAAPTFFAPKSVGNFLLADGGLWANNPSTVAFTEALSAFGKEPQEIRMLSVGTGHSVNMYRNRRGWGFLTGWGGAKLTSYVMTLQSQASARTAKLLLKENYLRINPEIDFWELDTLTQLDNLKSLAERDFERFAAEIESFIFNDFG
- a CDS encoding mandelate racemase/muconate lactonizing enzyme domain-containing protein is translated as MQTLGKIVNVDVVDLRVPTSDTLLGSDPFHKKPNYSAVLTTLETSIGHHGISVAFTAGAGNDWIAYGVKDLAQLVVGMEMATFVDDPGAFHKLLVDHHQLRWLADGVNRMAIGSIVNAMWDAWAKLVDKPLWKLLVDLPPEKVVQSIDWRYLRDALTPDEAAEILNTHSDGREVREQTLRQHGPKAYSTAGWLGLTDEQIIETVNQVKAAGLDCFKMKVGQDLEFDKKRLAFIREAIGPEARLMLDANQIWGVDEAIAYMEALAQFKPTWIEEPTARDDVLGFVKIARALEKHGIGVATGEQVPSPVIFKQLITSDAIQYCQIDATRLGGVNDVLGVILMAAKYGVPVCPHGGGIGLCNMIQHYAIWDQICVAAHSETQVVEYLNFLQEDVFLHPIQVRNGAYVTPTIPGWGLEMYPEFIEQHTYPTGAVWQGREASGGITFLA
- a CDS encoding cob(I)yrinic acid a,c-diamide adenosyltransferase: MKIYTKFGDSGDTALYGGTRLGKDEPRIEAIGTVDELNAYIGYAQTLVEDVDLSEIMARIQNHLFDVGADLATPATHTKAAEFRIPADFTTEMETAIDTLSAELPPLTNFILPGGCTAGATLHIARVVCRRSERCVVRLAREAEVNPEIIRSLNRLSDLLFVLARTVNFRANVSEPIWEAQSDT